A region of the Aethina tumida isolate Nest 87 chromosome 3, icAetTumi1.1, whole genome shotgun sequence genome:
CGGTATTCCCGTTTCGGTTACTCCGAAGGCACCGTGGAGTATGGATGCCAATCTGATGCATATTAGTTACGAGTCTGGAATTCTTGAAGACCCGAACAATGAGCCGCCAGCCGACTTGTTCTTGATGACCGTTGATCCGAAGAAAAGTCCCAACACTCCGTACAAATTGACAATTACGTTTGAGAACGGAATTCCAGTTTTACTAAAAGCTCAGGATAACACTGAATACAAAGGTGCTTTGGATATTTtcctgtttttaaataaaattggaggaCAATATGGGGTTGGTAGAATCGATATTGTGGAGAACAGATTCATAGGATTAAAAGTAAGTTTacggatttaaaaattatatttttaattaatattgtacattAGTCTAGAGGAGTTTATGAAACACCAGCTGGATATATTTTGCATACTTCCCACACTGATTTGGAGGTTTATGCCCTAGACAAAGAAGTTTATcggattaaacaattattaagagACCGTTTGTCAGATTATGTGTACAATGGATTTTGGTTTTCTCCTGAAGGAGTATACACTAGGAAATGTATAGAATTAGCTGAGGAAAACGTATCTGGCACTGTTAAACTAGAAATATTCAAAGgaaatggtaatttttaagagtttctttgaatataatttaattaatttttaattcattttagtgACTATCTTGGGGAGATCTTCTAAAGTCTCCTTGTACAATCAAGATTTGGTTTCAATGGACATTCAATCTGATTTTACTCCAAGTGATGCAACAggtttcataaatattcaagCAATTAGACTGAAGGAATATAACAGATTTCTTAATCAAAagggaaatttataatatattaaatttattataaaataaaaataaaaatatattcaaaaaataaatttgtattaataaatatgactaaacatttttgagaaaatttgtagta
Encoded here:
- the LOC109604399 gene encoding argininosuccinate synthase, with translation MAKDKVVLAYSGGLDTSCILKWLINKNYDVICYMANIGQDEDFEQARTKALKIGASKVVIDDLREEFVKGYVWPAIQAGLLYESRYLLGTSLARPCISVGLVRCVKENNAQFISHGATGKGNDQVRFELSCYSLCPEVKIIAPWRMEEFTSKFQGRSDLLKYASENGIPVSVTPKAPWSMDANLMHISYESGILEDPNNEPPADLFLMTVDPKKSPNTPYKLTITFENGIPVLLKAQDNTEYKGALDIFLFLNKIGGQYGVGRIDIVENRFIGLKSRGVYETPAGYILHTSHTDLEVYALDKEVYRIKQLLRDRLSDYVYNGFWFSPEGVYTRKCIELAEENVSGTVKLEIFKGNVTILGRSSKVSLYNQDLVSMDIQSDFTPSDATGFINIQAIRLKEYNRFLNQKGNL